The DNA window GCTTTGCGCCGACGGTTGCATAATCGATAAGAAGGGTAAAGAGGACGGGAGGTTTCGGAGCCACATCGTTTGTTCGTCGCGCGGCGCTCAGGGACAATAGGGGTCGTGTTGCTGGCCACTTACATGGAGGGATCCGGAATATGGAGATGTGCTGACGATACGCAATGAGGCTCCCGACGACGGCCGATACGACAGACGCCGGTATTTTCAAGGGGATGGGGACGTTTCCGTCTAAAATGGCGTTTCCCTTTGTTTCTGCATCCCTCTCTGATCTCTGTTATAGCGAGTGGCCAATGCAATGCAATTACCACATCTGCACCCCTTCATTTCCACTACACGGCTTCCATGTATAGGgattatcattttttttctctttaatgttAAAAACCCGGGCTGTCAGATGGAGGACGGTGAGGTTAGAGGCTCCGAGAGACTCGAAAGGAAAGCACGTACATGAATGCTTAATTATGATCGGAACGCactgacttcatttgcattttggCCGTTTTTAGCCTCCATTCGTGGATAtgcaaatccatttttttttctctgtcggCACCGCAGAATAACCTGGAGTACTGGCAGCCCACATAGAACAACGTAATTATGATGAAAGTCATTTAATCCTTTAATGCGCATCCGAAGCAAAACGTACCACTTGTTTACGTCACTTTGATGACAGATACGATACTATTGGCTTATTTAGTGACATTTTTCCAATCCTGTTCCAAGCACTAAAAATCAGTTCCAGCTCGTCACATCAAACGGTGGGCTCAGGATGACACGACCACCCCTCCCTCATCCCTATGTGTGTAAGCATAAGAGAAGCAGTGCACGTGCGCATGCCCGTGAACAAGTGCGAGTCTACAGCGTGCTTGTACGCACACGCgtgttctcttctctttttttaaataccccAATGTTGCGTAACCGTTGACAACCAATGCCAGATTCAGGACCATTGTTGGCCAATCCTCTCCTGGCCCGTAAACTCTctcgcgcacgcacgcacgcacgcacacccgcacacactcacacacgggcAAACAAGTTCACAAACCAAACCGCGGGACCACTAACACATAAGAGCGATACACGTTAATACCCCGAATATGAAGTCGTCAATTTCCCTCCCAGTTTCAAGGACACGGGGCCGTCATGAGGAGGACGATGGGTAATATGGAAGAACATCTGTTTGCCCAGTGACGTCAACACCCCTCCCCTCttacaccccaccccccccccccccccccccccctcttcccaaTCCTCTTGTGCTGAAGGCAGATGCCTCATTTGTTAGGCTGGAGCACCATTAATCCCAAAGTCAGAGGAAAAGAGCGGACGGAGAGAGATGCGTCCCACTTAGGCGGTGTCGGTGCCGTGTCTCGGTGTCCCGAGTGAAGAGGCGCATATCCGTCAAGCCCCGCCACGTTCGGGACAACCCGCAGTCACATCGGCTACTTCGGCTGCCCCGTTTGCGGTTTTACGGCAGTTTTAACGTGCGAGCCGCAAGCGGTTGCGAgcctgtgtgcgcgtgtgtgttatGTGACCAGGGAAATCGATATTTTTGGAcgtgaacattttttttcttctttttaatggACGCCAACGAACAAGCCAACGGGGAGTAGGATATTGTTATCATCTGCAATTCTTTATGAAGTTCATGACGCAttatgttttttcctttttttgtaggTGCATTAAGGGATAATGGGGGACTTTGAATCTTCCTACAGTTTTGGACAAAGCAGTCGACGGAAAAGCATCAAACGTAATCCATTTTCACCTGAAAAAGCGGCCTGGGACTGATCTTTTTGGATCCGTGCTTgggattttttctttcttccgttCTTGACCAAACTTGACATCCTGTTTTAGAGTTTTTAGTTGAGTAAACCTGCTTCAAGAGGCTGCACCATTATGTCATTTACACTCGTAATAACAGGTTTGACGGAAAGGTTTGAGGTCTTCGGCCGCTTCTCACAGCAAAGTGAATGCAGCTGGACACACAcgacacattctcacacacacacacgcacgaaaacacacacagaccagcgGGTTGTGTCTCTCCGTGTTCACAGCGGACCTTGATTTAATGTCTTACAATTAAGGCACGCGGTGAATGCCAAGAGATTACCCTTCTTTCTTCGGATATATTCCCATAACGCATCACAGCTTAAACACATCTCTGGTCCTATTGGTGTTTCTTTATGAATGTTTGCTTCTGTCGTGTCAAACTGTCTCAATTACTCATGTACTGTCCCCCCCTGCCCTACAATAAAGGATATACACACAACCATTTTACAGGTCGAATTTTTTGTTTAATCTGAACATGCATGTGatggccgctgtgtgtgtgtgtgtgtgtgtgtgtgtgtgtgtgtgtgtgtgtgtgtgtgtcggtgggaGCTGTCCGCCCTCACGCTGCCTTCCCGAGAGCGCTGTCCACCTTCTGTGGTGCTGAAATCTGCGCACCACCGatcacctttttttgtttctcttgtcTGCCGTTGCAAAGACAGGAAACTATTGTACCGGAGTCGAGGAATGCAACGTGGACCCGGTGACATATTAACTGCATAGAAACACAACGACACTGCGTACGAGTGATATTGGAGGACACGAGAAACACCTCGTTGTTTTATCTAGCAGGAAGTGAAGACTTCGAAGAATCATAGCGAACAAAATGAGGAAACGGTGCGACTGGTGTAGCTGGTTTCTACAGCAGTATGCACAATAAAACctttaaataaaaccacatccGTGTTTAAGGGAAATTTACTGGCGCTTATTTTGAGATACTTGCCTCGCTTATCTGCAGGATAAACTCGTTATCATTCTGATCCAGCGACACATTTTTCTTCACTtgctttaagaaaaaaaattaaaagcagGTAAAAGCAAGTCCTGTTTTGTAATTctgccaaaaaacaacaacaatctgaATGGCCTTGAATGACAAGTACACTATGATTGATCCAAACTGCACATTAACTCCCATGGTGCAGTATTGAATGTAAATGAAGGGAGTGGGTTAAGGACCTCAGCAGATGGACACTCAAATGTCTGATTAGATTGACATTTGGAAACAAACCTTTGGAAAGAGCCGATGAATGCAGTATAGCTCGAGTCAATGAAATAACATCCTCCTATCTCAGTGTATCGCCTAGTGGCGTGCAGGGGCGCTGCAGTCTTCTATAGCACCAGAATTGCAGTAAGATATAAATACACTTCACACTATCTGAGTTCTATGAAAAGCTATTGGGTTTGATGATGTCGCTTAAGACACAGTGAAGATGTACATGTTGTAAGTACACTTTGACAGCAGATAATAATCAGGTCTTGATTAATGCACAACATTGAGGAGAATGACATGAAGGGTGATGGATGGAAGAAGTGCCCGATGAGGGAGGTTACAATCAATTCACCAAAGTATTAATGTGTATTTCCTTTAATCCTTCAAAATAAGCAATATCTGGTAAAAACAATCAACGCTCGGTCAAGAGGAAATCACCTtcgaaatacaaataaatgtattccTGTCTTAAACTACAGATAAGTGCATGAATGTGTTCAGGGGCTGCAAGTCTTAAAATGCTCCGAGTGAATGTCAATGCTTCAGGCAACATGCATCCGGTCGCGAGGTTAACAGAAAATTCAACTGTAAATTTGGCCAGCTGCAGAATATTTCGAGCAGCCTGCACGTCATGCCATGAATATGGCTGGACGTACAGCACCACAAGACAAAATGTAACTTTCATATCAGGTCCCAACAGCCTGAGAGTCTGGCATCCACTGATAACCCAAATCTTCAAAGTTGAATAAAATCCACCAGGCTGCTATACAGCATGTTCATCAAGCCACCCTCAGCATCCGCAGCAAAAGGCAAAGTCATTGCCTGCCCTCTTGTGGTAAAGAATGAAAAAGCTTAATTTGGTTGCGTACGAGATTCATTTTAAATGGGCAATCAAAAACTAAATTGGATGAATTACACTGTGATTAATTATATCAGCCTGAATtaggaaaaactgaaatatgGACAGCAAAAGGCTAATAGATTTAACAGTTTTAATGCATCTAGTACAGTTAATACTTTACTAATACACACAGATCTGGAACAACAAGCATATTCACGTTTTTGCTGGCCTATCTGCACATGTAAACAATCAATCCTGTTGGAAGTTTCATTATTGTTCAAACGCCTCCGGTCATGCTGCGGTGTCTAAACTTCTTTTCTGTTCCCAATCTAAATTGACGCTTGTCCTCTTTTCTAACAGTTTTGCCTTCCGACGGTCTCTTCATTACCAAAGTGCTGACAGACTGCGGCTGTAATGGCTGTGCCACGGTCCCGGCCCATCTTGTCTCATTAGCCGGACCTGATTGGCCATGAAGGTgttctctctcgctgtctcggGATGAAGTGACAGTCTCTGCCACTCGTTAGATCATAACTCCTCGGGTATTCTGCCCTGATGGCCTCTCGTGGCGTCTCAGCAGAGAGAGTGAACAAACGTTAATTGAAATATGCTGGAAAAGAGGTGAGGCACTGACCTTGGCTGTGTTGGGCACGCATTAGCCAATTGTGTTTGAGCCGCCGCAGCAAAAACTCCTTCAACATGAAGATTGAGCTCCAACATTGGGAAAATACAACAGCAAGTCAgcataaaaacacaagtttctttgctttcttggaAATTAAATGAAGTAAAACAGCCCATATGTTCCCAGTTACAAGACCCATTTCTTCAACAAAAGGCTTACCGAGACTTGTGTAGTCCAGCTCAACCTGAGAGTCTTTTCAAGAGCTGTTTCTTAAATGACAGAATTGTGTCAGTTATTCTTAATCAAAAAATTACAGAACTGAATGCAAACAAGTTGGTGACTAACATCAATGTGAAGAAAAGTGGTGGATAGCAACTGCTATGAGGCAGACGATGGAACACAGACCTGTGCAACTGACTGAATGAATAAGTCAGACTGGAGATTTATTTAAAAGCTCCTGTTAATGTTGTCTGATGTTTTCTACTTTTCAGGGAAGGAATTTGTCTGTACCTCAGGAGATTTTTCATAATCCTAAAAGGGTTTCTTGTAGATGTTTGACATGTTTCAAAGTCAAGAACTCTTTATCCAAAGTTATGGAACCGCTAATGAGGCGACGCATACATGAACATTGAGTAAATTCCATTGCTTTTTAATTGGAAATATCTCAAAATCTTCCGTCCcttttttcattgtcatttgtTATTTAAGGGTGTATGGATTCTTCTTCCATTCTTTTGGTCTTTGGTGAGTCATACTGAAGGGGGGAAaagccttttcttcttttctcaacaATATGTAGCTTAAGGTACTATCTGAGAACGTGATGTAAATAATCCATACCATATCAACTTCATTTTGATTGCCAGGGGTCAACTGTAAAGGTACCTTTGATATGAGCAGCACACATTCCATTATTGGCCATGGTAACGTGAAAGTGCAGTAAGATGTTTGTCCTTGGTGCATTGCAGCTGGTATCTGCTGCTAGGGAGAATGATTACAGAAGGGCTTTTTTGTAAAGGGGAAAAGGAATGTGTTCTTCATGCGAGCAGCGTTGGTCACATTGAATTTCAGTGAACTGTGGGGTTTCCGGGACTACGGGCCAAACCCTGATACCCCCCAAAAACCTGAAACTTCAGGCCCCAATTTTTGCAACACAAGCAACCTGTCACCACAAATTGACGTGACAGGTGTTGCCACCGATCAGTAGTTTAGACTCTAATAGTTGTACAAGTTTCTCAGCCTGTGAAAACTGACTTCATATCTCGGTGCTGCTGCACTTTAAGACGTTGTAGAAGAATACATTTGACCAAACTGTACACTGTGATGAGACTTTATTCagtttaatgaaatattaaaacccACCATTGTTTAAGGTTGCCTCCTTTACTAAAAAGGAATCTTTGGAGGGTTTCTTTTCTCGGGAAGTTTTTCCCCATTCAGTATAATTGAAAACCTTAAGATGAAGAATTTTTCTTAAGCCATGACCTATATGTTTTGTTATGATGGCACACTAAGCTTGCAAGATAAAAGAAAGCGGAATAAAGCTTATTTGTAGATCCTGATGACGTGTGACTTTCCATTAGCTGTGTGCCACACTACAGGACCCAGTAGATGGCAGTATGACCACAAGGAAATCTTCCCAAGAGCCCAGAAAATACAGAATCGTGAAAAAGGAATCCGCGTTCATATCGGGGGACCAACACTACTGGATGTTGCTTTTAATGACAATATTTCTGTTGAAGAATCTCTTGCCTTTGTTGGTAAATTTCTGTTTTTGAAGTCAAGTGAAGGTTTGGTGCCACACTTGAAAAGAGGGGCTTCCAAAATATGGGGAAAGGCTAATAAAGGAACAGCGATCTGGATCTTACAGACAAaccccattaaaaaaataactattcTCTAAAAGACACACGAGAATTTCACACAACCGAAACAATGAAGCAGGTATTTTAATGATCACAACACATTGAGCTATACattcacgcgcgcacacgcacaaagGGAGAGCTAGAGCGCACGCGGTGTTGTTTGTCATCGTTTAAATGCCATTAATTAAAACGTTAACCTGATTGGGTGGAGAGTAAGAGAGGAGAGGTTGTCTCTTTCCCAATAGGCGAATCCTCTTTAATAACCCGCCTCGAGATAATGATGTAAAAAGACTCAGGCGTCTCGTGCGTAACGACGATCATCGTGGAGATCCGGTGAAGGTGAATCAGACACAgaacgaggagggagagagagagagagagagagagagagagggggggagatagAAAgaggggagcgagagagagagagagagagagagagagagagagagagagagagagagagagagagtagcaCTTTAATACATgagtctcctcctcgtctcaaCACCTCAGCTGACAAGTCGAGCAAACCTGCAACTTCAACACAAACTAAAGTCGTAAAGGACCAACAGAGGGAGAAACTCAGAGGCGCGCACAGCTTCCAGCAGCGACCGTTGCCTGCAACAACACACGACTATGGACAGAAGGATGAACTTGAACACCGGCGCAGGGGACATTTTTCACAAAACTCTCAGCGCCGTGTCCACTAAAAAAATGGACCCTTTCAGGTCGTCGGCCGGCATTGAACTACCAGCCAGGGACCGTCAGTCACCGATCAGCTGCTTTGACCAGACCGATCAAGACACGATTCAGCCGGGAGGACTGGCCGGAGGTAGAGGGGGGCCGCTTGGTCTGCCGACCGGATCTCTGTGCGTCAATTTCGGTGAGAGCACAAACAGGACCTCGGCGGCGGAGAGCAGCGGCGGTGAGAGTCCCGACGACGACAGTGACGGCAGGTGTGACATGGTCCTTCTGACCGACGGGCGGACAGTGCCCGTggggaaaggagaaggaggtaAGAAAACCAAAGAGCAGAAATCACTGAGGCTGAACATCAATGCGAGAGAACGACGACGGATGCACGATCTGAACGACGCGCTGGATGAGCTCAGAGGGGTCATCCCTTACGCGCACAGCCCGTCGGTGCGTAAACTCTCCAAAATTGCCACTTTGCTGCTCGCCAAAAACTACATCCTAATGCAGGCGCAAGCACTGGAAGAGATGAGGAGGCTAGTGGCGTATCTCAACCAGGGCCAGGCCATCTCCGCTGCCTCGATACCGGCCAACACGGCCCTCGCAGCTCCGGGCTTGGGAGCGTACGACCAGCCGCCCGGATATCCCTTCCCCACCGCGGTTGCTGCATCCTCCTGCCCCGATAAATGTAACCTGTTCACCAACGCCACCTCCAGCCTCTGCAAACAGTGCACTGACAAGCCTTAACTGCTCGTGGCAAAGACTCGGAGAAGCACAGGGGGGATATCCGACACCACTTTTAAGAACACTTTTGGAGAGGGGAACCTGTGAAGCTATACTGTGGTTGAAGTCAGTAGGCTACAGACAAAGAAGTAATGCCGATGAATACTTTTATAATATTTACTAAATGCATTCAAAACgcgcttttttgttcaaacaataCTTGATTATGTATATAAATCATCCTTTAAGTGCTGGTATGAATGACAGTGGAGACCTAACACAAGTACAGTGGGCCTGCTTCAAGTGTTGAGTGAGTTGTTTATCATCACTTGCCCAGTTATGGAACCTTTTGGAGATTTGGGTGACCTGACAACCTGCGATGTTTTCACTTAAATAGCTGGACACCTTCCTGGATCGTTAGTCCAACTTTCTGCTGCTTATTTATTTtgcgtttttttaaatgtcattcacCTCAGTGACATTTGCTGTTTGCTTACTGGTTCAAGGCCTGTTCTCATTAACTTTTCTATTGAGCACGTGGAATGTCATGAAGAAGGAAAAGTTAAATGAAATAGAGGATATAGATGAAGCAGTCAGATATTTATGTGCTATTCCAGTCACTTGTTAATAGTTGCGCAGGCACAATTCTTTTTTGCGGCACTGTGATATAATAAAATTTCAGAAAAATTTAGAAAACCTGATTCATGTTGATTCATGATGTTTCGGATGTGTCTTTTGTAATTTATGAATTTGGATATTTATAATGGATAATTTGCTTGCATTGCACATTGTAGTGTTTAGGTGTTTAGGTTTTGcgttctctctttcacacaagAGGTTTTCAGATGAATCGCGTTGTCAGGTCAAGATGCGGATTATTGTAGATACTTCAGTTATTATATGAGCAAAGAGGGCCATTTGTATTTCAGTGTTGGaaaaaagctttattaaaaatattttgaacaACAGAAATACTTCTGATTATTTGTGAGGTTTGGTGTCAGTGGAAACCCAGCATACCGCCTTGAGCCTTAATTGTACATTTGATTGTTACacgctgtcattttgaacatGAAGGACATTTTATTACAAGACTAAAGTTCTAAGTGCTTATTATCAAACTAAACCGCCGCTTTGCGCTTATTTATCCGGATGCTCACTACTTGTGAAGTAcactaaaaaaaattgttctaTAATTTTCTGCTCCATCAAACCCGATAACTTTTCGTTTGTTGAACTGTAAAGTGACGCCACGTCTTGGGAGCGAAGGCCAGACGTGGTGAGCGAATATCGCCTCAAGGCGGGAAAAAAATAGGTTTCTGCTGtttggaacaaaacaaaaaaaacaaactggcgACCTTTAACGTGACGATTAAAACAATCTCCACGACGGTGTGTAATAATACGTTAATTtgaaaacaagtgtgtgtggaAACTGTCGACTGTAATACCTGGCTCCACATAATGAAACACATCGTTAAGGCAATTAGACCTCCAGAATGTGATTAAGGAATGTAATTACGACGCTGTTCATTGCCGTAATTTGGTGTCTTTAATCACAACGCAGCCATCAGCCGCACACCCATCGACTCACCCTTTGTCCTCCTCAGACGTCTGTCCACACACCGAGACATTGTGATCAGGGTTCAACGGCACGAGCGTGACGAATGTTCATGAAATATACAACACAATCTCAATGTCGTAACCTGTCACTCCGCACGGATAACAATCCTCAAAAAGTGGTCAAGTGGAGTCAGAAGTGAGGACTTGAAAAACtgagaaccttttttttctccattcatGCAGGTCGACGACGACgtattatttcattaaataaaaacagcattttcacTGGAATGTTACTTACTAATactattataaaataatattgcAGACTTCAGCACCATGGAAAGAGGCAACTAATgtttaagaaagaaagaacgtgtttttgtctccaCCACATCAATTCATGTacaacaaatatttttattgtgggTTTTTAACATACTAGTTTCATTTCAGATTAACATCTTGGATATTTGTCAGACATGTAGAGAATAAAAGCATTTAGGGAAGATTCTTAATTTAATTTGTGCGCACAATTGCAAGGGGAcaataaatatcaaaatattttagATGCACGTTGTTCATTTCCCCTTAGTTGAAGTATGGAAACAAGAAAAGTTTGtagatcaataaattaaacaaaatatcaaaaagaAATTTCAATAGAGAAgtgaaattatattaaaaaaacacaagatgttGATGTTTTCAAACAATTTTAACAAATAGGAAaattcttcatttctttttcctcGTGAACAATCGTGATTGTTTTCCCTGTTCACCACAGTGGGTTTGAGATTTCTTCCAGTCTCCAATCAGCTTTGTGTCTGTATGATGAGCCACTCCGACAACGGGTCATTACACTGTCCCATTTAATCCCATCACACTCCCGAACGCCTTGAATCACAGAACAGCGCTTAATCAAGAACTGAAATAATCAGGAGACACCAAAACAGCCTTGGCATTAAAATCCTGTCAGCAGCTCCTTTTGGGCATCAACTCGTTTCAGCACTTGACTcagatattttacattttgacacagaaatgcattttttcttcccctccactCCTGTTCGGTATAACTGAGACTTCACAAAAACCATTAATTATGCAATAAGCGTTAATGCGCAAACGACTGGAGCATTTAACCCATACTAATATTCACATTAGCCCAGAAGAGGAAATTCCCCAAGGGGTGAGGCCGAGGCACACACGTGTGGGAAAACAGCATACAGCATTCAGAAGGAAAACAGACCAGAGCGACGACACGTATCAGTTCAGAGGCAGAGCATTTTACTGCCAAGAGGGCGACAAGCAGCGCATGATTCAAGTGAGAAGTTCATCAATCAAAAGCAATGCTATTCCTCTTGATTGGGAGCTGCTAGATACTCTTGTGTTTCCACAAGCCTCTCTGGAATGTTGCGTTGGTGGCTCGGACCCGGCGTGTGTCACGGAAAAAGAAGTTTTGTTCAGCGGCCACATCAGGTCATGACACGCAACGGCGTTTTTATTCATGAGTCTAATAAAGCTGAAGCAGTCTTAAAAAGGCATTTACAGCGAGATTCAGGGCTCATGAATAAAAGCggaagataataaaaaaaaccacGCCTTTT is part of the Gasterosteus aculeatus chromosome 21, fGasAcu3.hap1.1, whole genome shotgun sequence genome and encodes:
- the bhlhe22 gene encoding class E basic helix-loop-helix protein 22, producing the protein MDRRMNLNTGAGDIFHKTLSAVSTKKMDPFRSSAGIELPARDRQSPISCFDQTDQDTIQPGGLAGGRGGPLGLPTGSLCVNFGESTNRTSAAESSGGESPDDDSDGRCDMVLLTDGRTVPVGKGEGGKKTKEQKSLRLNINARERRRMHDLNDALDELRGVIPYAHSPSVRKLSKIATLLLAKNYILMQAQALEEMRRLVAYLNQGQAISAASIPANTALAAPGLGAYDQPPGYPFPTAVAASSCPDKCNLFTNATSSLCKQCTDKP